From the Trifolium pratense cultivar HEN17-A07 linkage group LG4, ARS_RC_1.1, whole genome shotgun sequence genome, the window GTTACCTTGAAAAGGTGAGATCCTGTATGAGCATCCACAGCACTAAAAGGATCATCAAATAGATAGATATCAGCATCTTGGTAAAGAGCGCGAGCAATTTGTATTCTTTGTTTCTGTCCACCACTCAAATTTATCCCACGTTCGCCGATAACCGTCTGATCACCAAATGACAAGATTTGCAGATCCTTCTTTAAGGAACATGCTTCAAGTACCTTCTCGTACCTTTCCCTAACCATGTGTTCACCAAACAATATATTATCCTCTATCTTGCCACTTTGAATCCATGGTGATTGAGCAACATAAGCCTTTGTTCCACAAACCTTAAGGACACCAGATATCTTTGGTACTTCTCCCAATACACAAGAAAGTAAAGTAGACTTGCCTGATCCAACTGTACCACAAACAGCAACCTTCATGCCTTGAAAAACTCTGAGATTTATGTTCTGCAAAGTTGGATTAGATGAAGATAAATCCCAGGAAAAATTCCCATCAAACACTTCAATGGCGGTATCAGAACTTCCCGGAGGAAGCTTTTCAACATCAGATTGCAAGTCATCGAGACGAAGGAACGAAGAGATCCTATCGAGAGAAACTTTAGTCTGTGCTATCATTGAAATCAAATCTGGAAGATCATAAATAGGATTTTGAAGAATCCTGATTGTTGCAAGTGCTGACAGAATCTTCCCCGATTCAAGTGGGATCCCTATAAGCATACAAGTACCAAAAGTAACCACTGATACCAATGTAGGTGCACCCCAAAAGACAAATGTAGTCAAGGCTGAAGTATAAAGAAACTTTCTCAACCACCCTTGTTCGGCATCCCTAAGCTCAGTTATTTTAGATAGAAACTTCATTTCCCATCCTTGTAGTTTGAGGATCCTCATGCTCCTTAAAATTTCAGATGTGGTTTTCATTCTAGTATCCTTTGACTCCATCAACTTATTTTGAAACTTCTCTTGCAATGATCCCAGGGGAATATTTGCCAGCATAACAATGATAGTAGTAACAAAAGCAGCAATGGAAGCAAGCCCcaaatttttatacaaaattaacAACGCCAATGTAACTTGCATAACTACTAACCACAAATCATGTATGTACCAACTGAAAACACCGACTCTTTCAGCATCAACAGTCATGAAATTGATTATTTCTCCAGAAGTGTGGCATTGTCTTGATTGACATGAAAGTGTTAAGGCTTTGTTATATATCATAGTGACAAGCAGTGCTCGGAATCGAAGTCCGATTTGCTGCAACCTAAATAACCAATGCCTCCGTGCTAAGAATTCTACAATGTTTGCAATGAAAAATGCAGAAACCAACACATAGCCTTGATTCTCATATAGCCTTCTTCCATCAAGGTATTGAACAAAAGAAtcaataagataaggaccaacaTAAGATGCTAAAGTTTTTAAAAATGTAAGAAAAGCAGTGATAAGAATCTCTTTCCACACAGAGATTAACAATGACTTAACCAACTTAAGTGTGGTTACTCTATTGACTGCACCACAATCAGCTTCAAGTTTGTCTCTAAAAGATGGAAAAGCTCCAACCACACTATCTCCACTATCTAGCTGAGGAATATCCTCAAGGTCTAAGGTTTTCTTATTGCCAAATGCTATAAGGGGTCCCACCCAAGTGAAAGTGAGAAGGCTCAAAATTCCAGCATTTGAAAAAGGAGTAACAGTGTCACTCCCTTTAGTCTCTTTTAACCCCAAGGGATTAACATTACCATTACCAACATGTGTATCACCATTCAAAAGAGGTTCTTGAATAGTTCTCTCACCTTCTTCACTCTCATTTCTCACAAAATACCCCACATAACAGAAGAACAAACCAACACAAAAAGAAACTACATCAGAAACCAAGCATTGAGCAGTTAACTCGATGTGATTTTCATACAAAACAACAATGTCAACCACAAAACAATAACATGCAACAATGAGATAGAAAACACACCAAGCTCTAAAGAAGAATGGAAaccttctttttctttgacCTGAACTGAAGAAAAACAAGAACCCTTTGTGGAAACAAACACAAATAACAAACCAAGAAACTGTTTTTAAACCTAAATCAAAAAGGGTAACAACTTTTTCTTCTGACCAACCATTAGTATACcagtaaaaataattaaacagaaacagaacaaaatttaaaaaagaaaaaccaatcGAGCAAAACTTTGTCACTTTAAACAAAGTACTATTAAGTTTCTCCTCCTTAGACTCATTCACAACACAAGTTTTGATTTTTCTCCAAACCCATGAAACTAAAACAGCCACAAGCAACACTACATGAAGTAAACTAGATAACCCATGAAGGAAAATGGGTTTAACAAGAAAATCAGTTCCATTGTTCATGAGTGAAGTTGAAACAAAACCCAACTCCAACATagttaaattaaactaaaaattggatttttattGTGGAAGTTTGTTATTGAGACTCTATGAAGAAAAGGGTTTAGTGGGATATTATgaaagatgaaatttttgaGGTTATATATAAAAGTGGTTGCAAAAAAGTTGTGACCACTATTAAGTCAAAAAGTAGAGAGAGAAAAGTGACCAAGTCAATAAGAAAATGTGATTCCCAGCGttagaatatagaaaatattatattatttgttgagaaaatatctctatgatttggtttgtttatttttatctctataataaagggatttagtttagatttaagtttattcacttggttataaataccaaggtagtcatactattttattcatgtaaatagtaatgtaaatattgtaattagggttattgacaaGTATCAATAATATTCATTGTTCCTTgttattttctcctattctttaACCTAAATTACCAAAatttcaacatggtatcagagccatggTATCCACCTTGAAACATAATTCCGCTGCAATTTCTCCCGAGAATAATTAATTCTTGGTTATTCTTCACTTTaccttttttatctttttttcatataaaccctagccgtcattagaatttatttttattttgttccacACCTTTGTGGTTCTTGTTTACCCCTTTGCTTTCTTTTCTAACCCTTATTGATATGTTACTTAACACATGCAGTCACATGCCAATTTTCCATGAATCCTTTACCTTTAACCACCGTTTTTTCCCAAGATTGATCATCAGTCTCTCTTGATCTTGTTTTGGTGGCCTAATTACCTGTTTTGTGATACCTTAATctgcgggcataccccgtttgtgatcccttaatccgcgggcataccccgtttgtgatcccttaatttgcgggcataccccgtttgttatcccttaatccgcgggcataccccgtttgtgataccttaatccgcgggcataccccgtttgttttCCCCCCGTTTGTTttcccttaatccgcgggcataccccgtttgtgatacgttaatccgcgggcataccccgtttgtgatactTTAATCTGCGgacatttttacttaatttgataTGGATTCATCTCTTCGGTCGCTGCTTTACTACTTCTTTGATTGCTGCTCTTTATGgcttgctatcaatggatttaatttatttttagggttaattttgtaacaagcttaaagcttagtaagctttaacttgagggggagtgttagaatatagaaaatattatattatttgttgagaaaatatctctatgatttggtttgtttattcttagccctataataaagggatttagtttagatttaagtttattcacttggttataaataccaaggtagtcatactattttattcatgtaaatagtaatgtaaatattgtaattagggttattgacaaGTATCAATAATATTCATTGTTCCTTgttattttctcctattctttaACCTAAATTACCAAAATTTCAACACCCAGGAAATAGGGTTAACGTGGTGGCCAAGATTTGTGAGTGGAATTGTTAAAAGAAGAAGCTAGGAAAATGCGACAAAAAAGAGTAGAAGATAAAATGTGAAAAGAGACAAAAACAATGAGATGCTGTGAAAAAGACAGAAACATAGTTGGTGATTTTTTCATTAACATTAACATTACCAACATGTGTATCACCATTCAAAAGAGGTTCTTTAATAATTCTATCACCTTCTTCACTCTCATTTCTCACAAAATACCCCACATAACAGAAGAACAAACCAACACAGAAAGAAACTACATCAGAAACCATGCATTGACTGACACTACAACAATGTCAACAACAAAGCAATAACATGTGACTGAATGGTTTATAATAATGTGACATACAGGTTATGTTGTGTATAAAGTAGGTTTatagttaatataaaattatgcAAGGGTAGAATTTAATATATTACATGAAAGAATTGATATACTAAAAGCATATTCTTTGAATGTTGTCATTTTAGGAGTTGTTTGAATCTTCATCTCCATCAATGTGCTTTTCTTGTGTCTCAATGAGACAAGACATTTCACCATGAATGAATTTACTGATGATATAACTCCGAGCTTCTACATGTGCGTGTGACTGTGGTTTCCCATCGAGCTTTCAAACACAACTCACTTTTTACTTGAATCTgcaataaaaatttgttttagcaaaCATAATGATATATGGAGATGCAAAAAGGAAAAAGAGGTAAAAATATACATATCCAATATAAACTATATATCCTTAATCCTTACTTCATCTTGCAATTTAACATATAATGAGTAGTAATCATCAGATAAAAATGAATATCTTAGTTGGAGAtcgtagaaaataataagtgaatactgttgtgtgttattcctcagctcaaagctggtttaaataggaagagtacaaacataaaaggaaataatagataagcttagaatctcctagaaataacaaactaggaaactaaatattttccaacaccccccctcaagttggtgcatagatatctatcatgcccaacttgccgatcaaatgctcaaaggtgggtcttgctaagcttttggtcaagatatctgcagtttgctgactcgaagttacaaaaggtagacatatgattccggcatctaacttctcttttatgaaatgtcgatcgatctcaatatgcttggttctgtcatgttgaactgggttatgagctatgctaatagcggctttactgtcagagtataatttcaatggaagctcaattttcatcttaagctcttctaggactctgtggatccataatccttcacaaataccttgagtcatagctctaaactcagcttctgcactacttcttgctacaactccttgttttttgctcctccatgtcacaagattaccccaaacataggtacaatatccggaggttgatcttctgtcagtgactgaacctacccaatcagcatcggtaaagatagacacatttctttcattagtcttcttaaaaaataatccctttccaggatttgctttcaaatatcgcagtatcctatagattgcctcaagatgttcctcaaaaggagaatgcataaactgacttactacactaaccgagaaagcaatgtcaggtctagtgtgtgacaaataaatcagtttcccaaccaatctctggtaccttccagtatcaacaggaacactaccttcttcccaaagttttgcattaggatccatgggagtatctgctggtcgacatccactcattcctgtttctttcaatagatctagaatgtatttttgctggGAAACTAGAATACTatcttttgatcgagcaacctccataccaagaaaatatctcatggatcccaagtccttgattttaaagtctaatgctaatttctcttttactcttgccatttcaactatatcatctccagtaaggacgatatcatcaacataaacaattaggacagcaatttttccatcttgggagaactttgtgaacaaggtgtggtcagcttgtccttgaatgtacccttgtttcttcatggaataagtgaacttttcaaaccaagctctaggagactgctttaatccatacaaagacttatttagtttgcatacatttgatccaaacttgtcttcaaagccaggaggaatgtccatatatacttcttcttctaaatcaccattgagaaaagcattcttaacatccaactgatgtagggACCAATCTAAGTTAGCGgcaagagacaagagaattctgacagtgttcaattttgcaacaggagcaaaagtctctgagtagtctataccataagtttgagtaaaacccttagccaccaatcgagccttgtacctttcgattgacccatctgaattatacttcacagtaaacacccatttgcatccaaccgtcttcttgccatccggtagtgtcataacactccaggttttgttcttttcaagagctttcatctcctcaagtacagcttccctccactttggaacttctagagcaacctgtacattttttggaatctctacactagacaattttgaggtaaaggcagaaaaagacgaagacaaatttgaatatgatataaaattggacaatgggtatttagtgcaagatctaataggttttctaacagccacaggatcatcgatatcgggatacaaaatacgactctcagaaacagagatagacttaccttttctttttttaggaagttgatcatcccccggttcagattcatgacagtgttgagatgtggactcatcactttctttgtgattctttctcacaaaaacctttcctttccaagtcttgtttcctgcttcaaacctattatctttatatgactcattattttgtggcatttcaattagatcatcattatcattgttttcaagattctcattgttttcttcatgagaaaatgtaagttcggattcaccaagctcactactcataacaggagtaggattagataaagaatcatgaccatttttcgttggtgcagaagtataagtcttagaactttgtgataccggcaaagataaattattaaaaaaactcatgtcctcagtttgaaacgagttaaaaaaactcatgtcctcagtttgagacgaatcttcatttaaatttcccccctgaagatgcgtgtcaaaaaaaggtttgttttcaaagaatgtaacatccatggtgacaaacattttctgattttttggatcaaaatatttatatcccttctgggttggagaatacccaacaaaaacacattttatagcacgcggttcaagtttgctaatattcttatgttcatgaacaaatgcagtgcaaccaaagatttttaaggtcaaatcgtttgaaacacgatcattaggaaaacattctttgaaaatatgaattggagttttaaaattaagaactttggagggcactctgttaattaagtatgcagcagttaaaactgcttcaccccacaaataatttggtactttacttgcgaaaagtaaagctctagccacctccaacaagtgcctattttttctttctgcaactccattttgttggggagtgttaggacatgaactttgatgcacaattccattttcacgaaaaaaatcactcaacattgtgttaaaatattctttgccgttatcacttctaaatacttgaatatttgtttgaaattgattttgcaccattttaacaaaatcttttacggcctgacaaacgtcagatttcccctttaacaagtacacccaacaaactcttgagtgatcatctataaatgtgataaaccattttttatgagaaagtgtactcgttcggttagggccccaaacatcactgtgaataacagaaaaaggttttgatggtttgtagggctgtaatggaaaatgagaacgatgatgttttgcaaattcacatgcttcacatttaaacaaagataaatccttattacgaaataactcaggaaataagtgttttaaataatgaaaactaggatgacctaatcgtgaatgccataacataacatcatcattattattattcagaactaaaaaagattcaaagcatgaacttattggtttggaaggtagttgtgattcagattcaatgtcgaagtagtagagtcctccactctccttagcactaccaatcatcttccccgagttcaaatcctgaaaaacacaatgagtacgaaaaaaattagtttgacaatttctatcttgggctaatttactgacagacatgagactacaagatagatttgggacatgaagaacatctttaagggttagacttggagacaacacaaccgaacctttacccgcaatggctgaaaaggatccatccgcaatttttattttatggttacctgcacatggactataagaagaaaacagagtagaatcacctgtcatgtgatcacttgcacccgaatctactatccaagcacgacagggactgacactaaaaagggcagaagtacctttgggggcaacagagccagaaagagtgttagattcaagaattttgtacagtctgtctagttgttccatcgtgaatgaaagctgaattgaagaagaccgatgctcttgatcagaattactggcttggaatgtatgactctcacctccacctttgttcttctgatttgaaggtcgcggaagaccatgtaatttccaacattgaaaaatagtatgtcccaaacgatgacaatatttgcattcacaACGATATTTGAAAGTGGATGATCGtcgtcgagaataaaaaaacgtcataattaataatcttagccaAGTAGTACCGGAAGTAGCAAAGGAAAATTAAAACCGGTGAACAGTACTCATGAACAGTAACGCATAAACAGTACGCGTGAACAGTACCAGCGAAATGAACATACCGTGTGAACAGTACCACGGTCGAACAGTACACGTGAACAGTACCAGCGAATGAACAGTGCCGCACACAAAATCAGTTGTCGTGGTCAGATCGTAAACACGACGGCGACTAGGGTTTTGCGGAAGCGAGACCCCCAAAATCgggagctctgataccatgtagaaaataataagtgaatactgttgtgtgttattcctcagctcaaggctggtttaaataggaagagtacaaacataaaagaaataatagataagcttagaatctcctagaaataacaaactaggaaactaaatattttccaacagaGATTATCAAGAATCAATGTCCAAGACAGACAGTATGCTGGTGTAGGACATTATGATCGAGAGCATGAGTCCATCCTTCGATGGAGGAGAAGAAGCTCCGTTATCATTCAACAATTGCTCCAAGACATAAGAGCTGGACTGACATCTGAACCACAAGAGAATACTTATAATTCAAGGTTCCTATGATTCAAACTGGGAACAAAGTGATGATCATACTGTGAAGAATCTATTATATTCTCCGGGTGACTATTTTGTAGGGCCTGGTTTGGATCTATTGTTGCACAGAAGAAAGCCGTTGAAGCTCTACCTACTGTGAAGATCAATGAGAATTTGCAATGTTCCGTCTGTTTGGATGATTTTGAAGTTGGTTCTGAAGCTAACGAGATGCAATGTAAACATAGGTTTCATAATGCTTGTATCCTGCCCTGGCTGGAGCTTCATAGTTCTTGTCCAGTTTGCAGGTCTCAATTGCGAGTGGATGAACCTAAGCAAGATTCTGATGTGTCAAGGAATCGCAGAAATCAAAAGGAGGATGAAAATATCGGACATGCCGATGCTAAAGGAGGTAGTGAAGGGAGAAGTCCAAGTGGGGGTAGAAGATTCACGTTTCCATGGTCTTTCAATGGattattttcttcatcatcttctagTTCCAGTTCAAATGGAAATGGTACTCAATCAGAAAGAAACGGAGTATTCTTGCATATCCATTGTATAATTTGTGTGCTGCTTTTGCTTTTGTACAGAGAGACAATGTTGACATTATTGTACATAGCAACACCTCCCAGTAGGTGTACTACTGACAGACAGTATTTAAAGACTTAGtatatcaatatatc encodes:
- the LOC123921391 gene encoding ABC transporter C family member 3-like isoform X1 → MLELGFVSTSLMNNGTDFLVKPIFLHGLSSLLHVVLLVAVLVSWVWRKIKTCVVNESKEEKLNSTLFKVTKFCSIGFSFLNFVLFLFNYFYWYTNGWSEEKVVTLFDLGLKTVSWFVICVCFHKGFLFFFSSGQRKRRFPFFFRAWCVFYLIVACYCFVVDIVVLYENHIELTAQCLVSDVVSFCVGLFFCYVGYFVRNESEEGERTIQEPLLNGDTHVGNGNVNPLGLKETKGSDTVTPFSNAGILSLLTFTWVGPLIAFGNKKTLDLEDIPQLDSGDSVVGAFPSFRDKLEADCGAVNRVTTLKLVKSLLISVWKEILITAFLTFLKTLASYVGPYLIDSFVQYLDGRRLYENQGYVLVSAFFIANIVEFLARRHWLFRLQQIGLRFRALLVTMIYNKALTLSCQSRQCHTSGEIINFMTVDAERVGVFSWYIHDLWLVVMQVTLALLILYKNLGLASIAAFVTTIIVMLANIPLGSLQEKFQNKLMESKDTRMKTTSEILRSMRILKLQGWEMKFLSKITELRDAEQGWLRKFLYTSALTTFVFWGAPTLVSVVTFGTCMLIGIPLESGKILSALATIRILQNPIYDLPDLISMIAQTKVSLDRISSFLRLDDLQSDVEKLPPGSSDTAIEVFDGNFSWDLSSSNPTLQNINLRVFQGMKVAVCGTVGSGKSTLLSCVLGEVPKISGVLKVCGTKAYVAQSPWIQSGKIEDNILFGEHMVRERYEKVLEACSLKKDLQILSFGDQTVIGERGINLSGGQKQRIQIARALYQDADIYLFDDPFSAVDAHTGSHLFKECLLGVLSSKTVVYVTHQVEFLPTADLILVMKDGKITQSGKYADLLNIGTDFMELIGAHREAMSTLESLEGGKTSNEISTLEKAVNITGAHEEVNKDEQNGDKGEPKGQLVQEEEREKGKVGFSVYWKYITTAYGGALVPFILLAQILFQALQIGSNYWMARATPISADVEAPVEGTTLIEVYVGLAIGSVLCILVRALILVTVGYKTATILFNKMHLCIFRAPMSFFDSTPSGRILNRASTDQSAVDTDIPYQIDSFAFYLIQLLGIIIVMSQVAWQVFIVCVPVIAISIWYQRYYLPSARELSRLSGVCKAPIIQHFAETISGTLTIRSFDQQSRFHETNMKLTDGYSRPKFNSAAAMEWLCFRLDMLSSFTFAFSLIFLISIPPGIINPGIAGLVVTYGLNLNTIQSWVMRNLCNLENNIISVERMLQYTTIPSEPPLVSEEEKRPDPSWPAYGEVDIRNLQVRYAPHLPLVLRGLTCTFHGGLKTGIVGRTGSGKSTLIQTLFRLVEPTAGEVIIDSINISTIGLHDMRSRLSIIPQDPTMFEGTVRSNLDPLEEYNDEQIWEALDKCQLGDEVRKKEGKLDSSVNENGENWSMGQRQLVCLGRVLLKKSKILVLDEATASVDTATDNLIQQTLRQHFTDSTVITIAHRITSVLDSDMVLLLSQGLIEEYDSPTTLPEDKSSSFANLVAEYTTRSSSNFEKSVDH
- the LOC123921391 gene encoding ABC transporter C family member 3-like isoform X2 codes for the protein MLELGFVSTSLMNNGTDFLVKPIFLHGLSSLLHVVLLVAVLVSWVWRKIKTCVVNESKEEKLNSTLFKVTKFCSIGFSFLNFVLFLFNYFYWYTNGWSEEKVVTLFDLGLKTVSWFVICVCFHKGFLFFFSSGQRKRRFPFFFRAWCVFYLIVACYCFVVDIVVLYENHIELTAQCLVSDVVSFCVGLFFCYVGYFVRNESEEGERTIQEPLLNGDTHVGNGNVNPLGLKETKGSDTVTPFSNAGILSLLTFTWVGPLIAFGNKKTLDLEDIPQLDSGDSVVGAFPSFRDKLEADCGAVNRVTTLKLVKSLLISVWKEILITAFLTFLKTLASYVGPYLIDSFVQYLDGRRLYENQGYVLVSAFFIANIVEFLARRHWLFRLQQIGLRFRALLVTMIYNKALTLSCQSRQCHTSGEIINFMTVDAERVGVFSWYIHDLWLVVMQVTLALLILYKNLGLASIAAFVTTIIVMLANIPLGSLQEKFQNKLMESKDTRMKTTSEILRSMRILKLQGWEMKFLSKITELRDAEQGWLRKFLYTSALTTFVFWGAPTLVSVVTFGTCMLIGIPLESGKILSALATIRILQNPIYDLPDLISMIAQTKVSLDRISSFLRLDDLQSDVEKLPPGSSDTAIEVFDGNFSWDLSSSNPTLQNINLRVFQGMKVAVCGTVGSGKSTLLSCVLGEVPKISGVLKVCGTKAYVAQSPWIQSGKIEDNILFGEHMVRERYEKVLEACSLKKDLQILSFGDQTVIGERGINLSGGQKQRIQIARALYQDADIYLFDDPFSAVDAHTGSHLFKECLLGVLSSKTVVYVTHQVEFLPTADLILVMKDGKITQSGKYADLLNIGTDFMELIGAHREAMSTLESLEGGKTSNEISTLEKAVNITGAHEEVNKDEQNGDKGEPKGQLVQEEEREKGKVGFSVYWKYITTAYGGALVPFILLAQILFQALQIGSNYWMARATPISADVEAPVEGTTLIEVYVGLAIGSVLCILVRALILVTVGYKTATILFNKMHLCIFRAPMSFFDSTPSGRILNRASTDQSAVDTDIPYQIDSFAFYLIQLLGIIIVMSQVAWQVFIVCVPVIAISIWYQPVNYHV